A genomic segment from Segniliparus rotundus DSM 44985 encodes:
- a CDS encoding alpha/beta hydrolase, producing the protein MPHTTFHNQKPGRFSRRQLFATGAAAAAAGVLGWAGCHAVADPADVETGSFPSKFRNGRNTGWAILRPQGASGPVRPVIHLHGLGGDHTEVFAFDFAGAAATAAAAGDRPFAVVGVDGGKMGEGTYFHPRATGEDAAQMVIQELIPLLGERGLDTSKVALHGISMGGFGALRIGALLGPERAAAICAASPALWLPGSATAPGAFDSAEDHERNSGFELRPALSRIPLRIDIGESDPFASATRSFISGLESKPEGGFSPGGHDGAFWGAHLPDELVWLGKHLAA; encoded by the coding sequence ATGCCGCACACCACTTTCCACAACCAGAAACCGGGGCGGTTTTCGCGTCGCCAACTCTTCGCCACCGGCGCGGCCGCGGCTGCGGCCGGTGTGCTCGGATGGGCCGGCTGCCACGCCGTCGCCGACCCCGCCGACGTGGAAACTGGCAGTTTCCCGTCGAAGTTCCGCAACGGCAGGAACACCGGTTGGGCGATCTTGCGCCCGCAAGGCGCGAGCGGCCCGGTGCGCCCGGTGATCCACTTGCACGGTCTGGGCGGGGACCACACCGAGGTCTTCGCCTTCGATTTCGCCGGCGCCGCGGCCACAGCCGCTGCCGCGGGTGACCGCCCCTTCGCCGTGGTGGGCGTTGACGGCGGCAAGATGGGCGAGGGCACGTACTTCCATCCTCGGGCCACCGGCGAAGACGCGGCCCAGATGGTCATCCAGGAGCTGATCCCGCTGCTCGGCGAACGCGGGCTCGACACCTCGAAGGTGGCCTTGCACGGCATTTCCATGGGCGGCTTCGGGGCGCTGCGGATCGGGGCGCTCCTCGGGCCGGAACGCGCCGCCGCGATCTGCGCGGCCAGCCCCGCGCTCTGGCTTCCAGGTTCCGCAACCGCGCCGGGAGCATTCGACTCGGCCGAGGACCACGAACGCAACAGCGGCTTCGAACTGCGCCCAGCGCTGTCGCGGATCCCGCTGCGGATCGACATCGGCGAGTCCGATCCGTTCGCGTCGGCCACCCGCTCGTTCATCTCCGGTTTGGAGAGCAAACCAGAGGGGGGCTTTTCCCCAGGGGGGCACGACGGGGCTTTCTGGGGGGCGCATCTGCCCGACGAGCTTGTGTGGTTGGGAAAACACCTGGCCGCGTGA
- a CDS encoding family 2A encapsulin nanocompartment cargo protein cysteine desulfurase, with the protein MTTPPSTSSSDGWLPDEATLNRLAAEFFTALPGASPAAAPGELSVTDAAVPHVPAAAPTAPGGAPGFSAPAFPAPAFSPELPEPALGALGFSPARATAPVTPPAQALPASYGPVDVPSASAPQFYFIEEISRALPPLAPIAPAVPVSPHFVDLAKGFGEPAPGEGSPAWGGPPGGVLPPSPAGFDVRGVRADFPILAERVNGHPLIWFDNAATTQKPQAVIDRLAYYYAHENSNIHRSAHTLAARSTDAYEKARQTVARFIGAGSTEQIVFARGTTEAINLVAASWGRKHLREGDEIILSNLEHHANIVPWQLVAQQTGALIKVIPVDERGELLLGEYQNLLSDRTKLVSVTHVSNALGTVTPIAAIVDAAHRAGAKVLIDGAQSVAHASVDVSSLDADFFVFSGHKIYGPTGIGVLYGKREVLEDMPPYQGGGNMIADVTFERSVFQPPPGRFEAGTGNIADAVGLGEALEYVERIGLRAIAAYEHELLERATAEMLQIPGLRLFGTAPEKASVLSFTLAGYTPVQVGQALNDLGIAVRAGHHCAQPILRRFGVETTVRASLAFYNTLDEVDYFVAALRRLAADSGKR; encoded by the coding sequence ATGACTACGCCCCCAAGTACCTCAAGCTCTGACGGCTGGCTTCCGGACGAGGCGACGCTGAACCGTCTGGCGGCTGAGTTCTTCACGGCGCTGCCGGGCGCCAGTCCCGCGGCGGCGCCAGGGGAGCTCTCTGTCACCGACGCGGCGGTTCCGCATGTTCCCGCAGCGGCTCCGACCGCGCCGGGCGGCGCGCCTGGGTTCTCGGCGCCCGCATTCCCGGCGCCTGCATTCTCGCCGGAACTTCCTGAGCCGGCGCTCGGCGCGCTGGGCTTCTCGCCTGCCCGCGCCACCGCGCCGGTCACCCCGCCCGCGCAGGCCCTTCCCGCGTCGTACGGGCCGGTCGACGTCCCCTCCGCTTCGGCGCCGCAGTTCTACTTCATCGAAGAGATCTCCCGCGCGTTGCCGCCGCTCGCCCCGATAGCTCCAGCCGTTCCCGTCTCGCCGCATTTCGTGGACCTCGCCAAAGGTTTTGGCGAGCCGGCGCCAGGCGAGGGGAGTCCGGCCTGGGGCGGCCCGCCTGGCGGCGTCCTGCCCCCGTCGCCCGCCGGCTTCGACGTTCGGGGCGTCCGCGCGGATTTCCCGATTCTCGCCGAGCGTGTCAACGGGCATCCGCTCATTTGGTTCGACAACGCGGCCACCACGCAGAAGCCGCAAGCGGTGATCGACCGGCTCGCGTACTACTACGCGCACGAGAACTCGAACATCCACCGCAGCGCGCACACGCTCGCGGCCCGGTCGACGGACGCGTACGAGAAGGCCCGGCAGACCGTCGCCCGGTTCATCGGAGCGGGCTCCACAGAGCAAATCGTGTTCGCGCGCGGGACCACGGAGGCGATCAACCTGGTCGCGGCCTCCTGGGGCCGCAAGCACTTGCGCGAAGGCGACGAGATCATCCTTTCGAATCTCGAGCACCACGCGAACATCGTCCCGTGGCAGCTGGTCGCGCAGCAGACCGGCGCGCTCATCAAAGTGATCCCGGTGGACGAGCGCGGCGAGCTCCTGCTCGGCGAATACCAGAATCTTCTTTCCGACCGCACCAAACTCGTCTCGGTCACACATGTGTCCAACGCGCTCGGCACGGTGACGCCGATCGCTGCCATCGTGGACGCCGCCCACCGAGCAGGCGCGAAAGTGCTGATCGACGGCGCCCAGTCGGTCGCGCACGCTTCGGTGGACGTGTCCTCGCTCGACGCTGACTTCTTCGTGTTCTCCGGGCACAAAATCTACGGCCCGACCGGGATCGGCGTGCTGTACGGCAAACGCGAGGTTCTGGAGGACATGCCCCCGTACCAGGGCGGCGGCAACATGATCGCGGACGTGACGTTCGAGCGCAGCGTCTTCCAGCCGCCGCCGGGCCGCTTCGAAGCGGGCACCGGCAATATCGCCGACGCGGTCGGCCTTGGCGAGGCGTTGGAGTATGTGGAGCGGATCGGGCTTCGCGCCATCGCGGCTTACGAGCACGAGCTGCTGGAGCGGGCGACCGCCGAGATGCTGCAGATCCCTGGTTTGCGGCTTTTCGGCACCGCGCCAGAGAAGGCCAGCGTCCTCTCGTTCACTCTTGCGGGGTACACCCCCGTCCAGGTCGGCCAGGCGCTCAACGATCTCGGGATCGCGGTGCGGGCCGGGCACCACTGCGCGCAGCCGATTCTGCGCCGCTTCGGTGTGGAGACCACGGTTCGGGCCTCGCTCGCTTTCTACAACACTCTGGACGAGGTGGACTATTTCGTCGCGGCGTTGCGCCGGTTGGCCGCTGATTCGGGCAAGCGGTAG
- a CDS encoding family 2A encapsulin nanocompartment shell protein — translation MTTPHAVSLSDDAARVLANATKTVPQQASVTPRWLVRLLAWTPVEAGIYRVNKVANPQTVTVQCDNHDESPLPHTFVDYETNPREYRLKAVQTILDVHTRISDLYSSPHDQITQQLRLTIEAIKEHQEGELINSPEYGLIANTAPDQKISTLSGPPTPDDLDRLIAKVWKEPGFFLAHPEAIGAFGRECTRRGVPPATVSLFGSQFITWRGLPIIPSDKVPVRNGKSKILLLRTGEARQGVVGLFQPGLTGEQGMGLSVRFMGIDRSAIASYLVSLYCSLAVLTDDALAVLDDVEVGKFHDYAPKYLKL, via the coding sequence GTGACCACACCGCACGCCGTGTCGCTGAGCGACGACGCCGCCCGCGTCCTCGCGAACGCGACCAAGACCGTCCCCCAGCAGGCAAGCGTCACCCCGCGATGGCTGGTGCGCCTCTTGGCCTGGACTCCGGTGGAAGCGGGCATCTACCGGGTGAACAAGGTCGCGAACCCGCAGACGGTCACCGTGCAGTGCGACAACCACGACGAGTCGCCGCTCCCGCACACCTTTGTCGACTACGAGACGAACCCGAGGGAGTACCGGCTCAAAGCGGTGCAGACCATCCTCGACGTGCACACCCGCATCTCGGACCTGTACTCCAGCCCGCACGATCAGATCACCCAGCAGCTGCGGCTGACCATCGAGGCGATCAAGGAGCATCAAGAGGGCGAGCTCATCAACAGCCCGGAGTACGGCCTGATCGCGAACACCGCGCCCGACCAGAAGATCTCCACGCTCAGCGGCCCGCCCACCCCGGACGACCTCGACCGGCTCATCGCCAAGGTCTGGAAGGAGCCCGGCTTCTTCCTGGCCCACCCCGAGGCGATCGGCGCGTTCGGCAGGGAGTGCACCCGACGAGGCGTGCCGCCCGCAACGGTGAGCCTCTTCGGCTCTCAATTCATCACTTGGCGCGGCCTTCCGATCATCCCGTCCGACAAGGTGCCGGTGCGCAACGGCAAGTCGAAGATCCTGCTTCTGCGCACCGGCGAAGCCCGCCAGGGCGTCGTGGGCCTGTTCCAGCCGGGGCTGACGGGGGAGCAGGGCATGGGCCTGTCCGTCCGCTTCATGGGGATCGACCGCAGCGCGATCGCCTCGTACCTGGTTTCCCTGTACTGCTCGCTCGCCGTCTTGACCGATGACGCGCTCGCGGTGCTCGACGATGTGGAGGTCGGAAAGTTCCATGACTACGCCCCCAAGTACCTCAAGCTCTGA